The Methylomicrobium lacus LW14 genome window below encodes:
- a CDS encoding bifunctional protein-serine/threonine kinase/phosphatase: MTSAKLSVSIAFASEPGVKEENQDFAGSLIPDDHQLAYKGIAAAIADGMSGCDAGREASHCCVAAFLDDYYSTPESWSVKYAGQKILSATNSWLYSQGQRRYQSTHGMVSTLSAIVLKSNTAHLFHVGDSRIYRLRGGNLEQLTRDHRVRAGNERDYLNRAMGIEPRLEVDYQALPLQRGDLFVMTTDGVHDFIDQKSLKKRLLDGGDLDGLAQSLVDLAAQNRSDDNLTCQVLRIEALPLLKEDEILRRQSQLPFPPPLSPGMILDGYRIEAEMHASKRTQIYRALDTETGMRVILKTPSVLYDDDTHYIEHFLHEEWAGKRIHNDHVVKILGSDRDKSCLYYVTEYLEGPTLAEWMQANPKPEIRDVRKIIEQIALGLRAFHRMEMLHQDLKPENIVFDPNGSLKIIDFGSVKIAGIAEMTPLDHGSPENILGTLNYTAPEYHLGLRGSIKSDLFSLGVIAYQMINGALPFGRDMPEKPNRTNLDKLRYVPSIHCNPMVPVWIDGALKKATSIQPEFRYDDLSEFLYDLSTPNPKFLTAEEALPLMQQNPLLVWKTLALLLLVANLVTLYFLLKSN, encoded by the coding sequence ATGACTTCAGCCAAATTATCCGTCAGCATTGCCTTTGCCAGCGAGCCGGGCGTCAAGGAAGAGAATCAGGACTTTGCCGGTTCCCTGATTCCGGACGATCATCAATTGGCTTACAAAGGCATCGCGGCGGCGATTGCGGACGGCATGAGCGGCTGCGATGCGGGCAGGGAGGCGAGCCATTGCTGTGTCGCGGCGTTTCTGGACGACTACTACAGCACACCTGAATCCTGGTCGGTCAAATACGCCGGACAAAAGATTCTGTCGGCGACCAATTCCTGGCTGTACAGCCAGGGCCAGCGCCGTTATCAGTCGACGCACGGCATGGTCAGCACGCTCAGCGCGATCGTTCTGAAATCGAACACCGCGCACCTGTTCCATGTCGGCGATTCGCGCATCTATCGGCTGCGGGGCGGCAACCTGGAGCAGCTGACCCGCGACCACCGGGTCCGTGCCGGCAATGAGCGCGATTATCTGAACCGGGCGATGGGCATCGAGCCGCGCCTGGAGGTCGACTACCAGGCGCTGCCCTTGCAGAGAGGCGATCTGTTTGTGATGACGACCGACGGGGTGCATGACTTCATCGATCAGAAGTCGTTAAAAAAGCGGCTGCTGGATGGCGGCGATCTGGACGGTCTGGCGCAGAGCCTGGTCGATCTGGCCGCGCAAAACCGGAGCGACGACAACCTGACCTGCCAAGTGCTTAGGATCGAGGCACTGCCGCTGCTGAAGGAAGACGAAATTCTGCGCCGCCAGAGCCAGTTGCCGTTTCCGCCGCCTTTGAGCCCCGGCATGATTCTGGACGGCTACCGGATCGAGGCGGAAATGCATGCGAGCAAGCGCACGCAGATTTACCGCGCGCTCGACACCGAAACCGGCATGCGGGTGATCCTGAAAACCCCGTCCGTACTGTATGACGACGACACCCATTACATCGAGCATTTTCTGCATGAAGAATGGGCCGGCAAGCGCATTCATAATGACCATGTGGTCAAAATACTCGGCTCCGACCGCGACAAAAGCTGCCTCTATTATGTGACCGAATATCTCGAAGGGCCGACCCTGGCCGAATGGATGCAGGCGAATCCGAAGCCCGAGATCCGGGATGTCAGGAAAATCATCGAGCAGATCGCACTGGGCCTTCGGGCATTCCACCGGATGGAGATGCTGCATCAGGATTTGAAGCCCGAAAACATCGTATTCGACCCTAACGGCTCACTCAAGATCATCGATTTCGGCTCGGTCAAGATCGCCGGCATCGCCGAGATGACTCCGCTCGATCATGGCTCCCCCGAAAACATCCTCGGCACCTTGAACTATACCGCGCCCGAATACCATCTGGGCCTGCGCGGCTCGATCAAGTCCGATCTGTTCTCATTGGGCGTGATCGCGTATCAAATGATCAACGGCGCGCTGCCGTTCGGCCGGGATATGCCGGAAAAACCGAACCGGACGAATCTGGACAAACTCCGCTATGTGCCGAGCATTCATTGCAATCCGATGGTGCCGGTCTGGATCGACGGCGCGCTGAAAAAAGCGACCTCGATCCAGCCGGAGTTCCGCTACGACGACCTGTCCGAATTTCTTTACGACCTTTCCACCCCGAATCCGAAGTTTTTGACCGCCGAGGAAGCGTTGCCGCTGATGCAGCAAAATCCCTTGCTGGTCTGGAAAACGCTGGCTCTTCTCCTCCTCGTCGCCAATCTGGTGACGCTGTATTTCCTGCTCAAGTCGAACTGA
- a CDS encoding NarK family nitrate/nitrite MFS transporter: MSSANFNLLSFSGRMKILHMTWLAFFISFVVWFNHAPLMLVIAKTLNLDDSQIKTILILNVALTIPARIVIGILVDKFGPKRTYSILLGLGSIPCFMFALAESFEQLALARFLLGFIGAGFVIGIRMVGEWFPARQIGIAEGVYGGWGNFGSAAAAGSLPLIALLFGGDEGWRYAVASTGAIALVYAFIYYFSVTDTPKGSTYFKPKKAGAMEVTSVGDLIFYIVMTIPLYATLSVLTWKLSPAGVSLLPGMIAYYIHAAIWVLFLYNVHKIVQVNKDHVFEPVEAIHQYKFKQVAILNLSYMITFGAELAVVSMLPLFFFNTFHATQGVTMVQAGLLGGSFAFMNMVARPGGGWFSDRFGRKLSLTIVTAGVLIGFSCMSQINASWPVSAAVGVTLVCSFFVQAGCGAVYAMVPLIKRRMTGQIAGMVGAYGNVGGVMFLTVLSFVTPSEFFLVIGAVAFFVMVAVQYIDEPAGHMVEVQEDGTIEMIEVN, translated from the coding sequence ATGTCGAGCGCAAATTTTAATCTGTTGTCCTTTTCGGGAAGAATGAAGATTCTTCACATGACCTGGCTGGCGTTTTTTATCAGCTTCGTGGTCTGGTTCAACCATGCGCCGTTGATGCTGGTGATCGCCAAGACCTTGAATCTGGACGATTCGCAGATCAAGACGATCCTGATCCTGAACGTCGCGTTGACCATTCCTGCGCGTATCGTGATCGGCATCCTGGTCGACAAGTTCGGCCCCAAACGCACTTATTCGATACTGCTGGGGCTCGGCAGCATTCCCTGTTTCATGTTCGCGCTGGCGGAGAGTTTTGAGCAATTGGCGCTGGCCCGCTTCTTACTGGGCTTTATCGGCGCCGGTTTCGTGATCGGCATCCGGATGGTCGGCGAATGGTTTCCGGCCCGGCAGATCGGCATCGCCGAAGGCGTTTACGGCGGCTGGGGCAACTTCGGCTCGGCGGCGGCTGCGGGCTCCCTGCCGCTGATCGCGCTGCTGTTCGGCGGCGATGAAGGCTGGCGCTATGCGGTCGCGAGCACCGGCGCGATCGCGCTGGTGTATGCGTTCATCTATTATTTCAGCGTCACCGATACGCCGAAAGGATCGACCTATTTCAAGCCGAAAAAGGCGGGCGCGATGGAAGTGACCAGCGTCGGCGATCTGATTTTTTATATCGTGATGACGATCCCTCTGTATGCGACCTTGTCGGTGCTGACCTGGAAATTGTCCCCGGCCGGCGTGAGCCTGTTGCCGGGCATGATCGCCTATTATATCCATGCGGCCATCTGGGTCTTGTTTTTGTACAACGTCCATAAGATTGTTCAGGTGAACAAGGATCATGTCTTCGAGCCGGTCGAAGCCATTCACCAATACAAATTCAAGCAGGTCGCGATTCTGAATTTATCTTATATGATCACATTCGGCGCCGAACTGGCGGTCGTGTCGATGCTGCCGCTGTTTTTCTTCAATACCTTTCATGCAACGCAAGGCGTCACGATGGTGCAGGCGGGGCTTCTGGGCGGCAGCTTCGCGTTCATGAACATGGTCGCGCGCCCCGGCGGCGGTTGGTTCAGCGACCGTTTCGGCCGCAAGCTGTCGCTGACGATCGTGACCGCGGGCGTGTTGATCGGTTTCTCGTGCATGTCGCAGATCAATGCGTCCTGGCCGGTCTCGGCTGCGGTGGGTGTCACCCTGGTCTGCTCCTTTTTTGTGCAGGCCGGCTGCGGCGCGGTCTATGCGATGGTGCCGCTGATCAAGCGGCGGATGACCGGCCAGATCGCCGGCATGGTCGGCGCTTACGGCAACGTCGGCGGCGTGATGTTTTTGACCGTGCTGTCGTTCGTGACCCCGTCCGAGTTTTTCCTGGTGATCGGCGCGGTCGCTTTCTTCGTGATGGTCGCGGTGCAGTACATCGACGAGCCGGCGGGGCATATGGTCGAGGTGCAGGAAGACGGCACGATCGAGATGATTGAAGTGAATTGA
- a CDS encoding efflux RND transporter periplasmic adaptor subunit, which produces MMTPKFLSSNLSTLRGIGRGTLLAGVFALLALSAGVMYLRAAPKPTETGQAQPAAALTVTRAAPQWRQWSETIDASGTIEPWQEAVIGAQLSGLRLVEVRANVGDAVKRGQLLARFDADMISADLAQLKANLAQAQATAAQAETNKQRVLKLKNAGSLSQQEILRYETEAETSRAQVEAVKAQLAAKRLELSYTEVLAPDHGIISARQATLGSVTAGGQELFRLIRQNRLEWRGELTAAQMAQTRPGLHISLSLPDGSRAEARLRQLAPALNPQSRLGIVYADLLPGSKARAGMYAAGLLLLTESPALTVPAASVVIRDGRSYVLKLKSADAVAPVALHPVETGRRQDAEVEIVKGLGDTDRIVVEGAGFLNDGDRVQIAPAPAAGSEG; this is translated from the coding sequence ATGATGACACCCAAATTCCTTTCCTCCAACCTATCGACACTGCGCGGCATCGGCCGTGGGACCTTACTGGCAGGCGTTTTTGCCTTACTGGCGTTGTCGGCCGGCGTTATGTACTTGCGGGCCGCGCCCAAGCCGACTGAAACCGGCCAAGCGCAACCTGCGGCGGCATTGACGGTGACCCGCGCCGCGCCGCAATGGCGGCAATGGTCCGAGACGATCGACGCCTCGGGCACCATCGAGCCTTGGCAGGAAGCGGTGATCGGCGCGCAGTTGTCCGGATTGCGCTTGGTCGAAGTGCGGGCGAATGTCGGCGACGCGGTCAAACGCGGTCAGTTGCTGGCGCGTTTCGATGCCGACATGATCAGCGCCGACCTGGCCCAGCTCAAAGCCAATCTGGCCCAGGCCCAGGCCACGGCGGCGCAGGCCGAAACCAATAAACAACGGGTATTGAAGCTGAAAAACGCCGGCAGCCTGAGCCAGCAGGAGATATTGCGCTATGAGACCGAAGCGGAAACCTCCCGCGCCCAGGTCGAAGCGGTCAAGGCCCAGCTGGCTGCCAAACGGCTGGAATTAAGCTATACCGAGGTGTTGGCGCCGGACCACGGCATCATCAGCGCCCGCCAGGCGACGCTAGGCTCCGTGACCGCCGGCGGTCAGGAGCTGTTTCGGCTGATACGCCAGAATCGTCTGGAATGGCGCGGCGAACTGACCGCCGCGCAAATGGCGCAAACCCGCCCCGGCCTGCACATCAGTCTTAGCCTGCCGGACGGCAGCCGTGCCGAAGCCCGCTTACGGCAACTGGCCCCCGCCCTGAACCCGCAATCCCGTCTGGGCATCGTCTATGCCGACCTGCTTCCCGGCAGCAAGGCGCGCGCCGGCATGTATGCCGCCGGCCTGCTGCTGCTGACCGAGAGCCCGGCGCTGACGGTGCCGGCCGCCAGCGTGGTGATCCGCGACGGCCGCAGCTATGTGTTGAAACTGAAAAGCGCCGACGCCGTCGCTCCGGTCGCTTTGCATCCGGTCGAGACCGGCCGCCGGCAGGACGCCGAGGTCGAAATCGTCAAAGGCCTCGGCGACACCGACCGCATCGTCGTCGAAGGCGCGGGCTTTCTGAACGACGGCGATAGAGTGCAGATTGCCCCGGCCCCTGCCGCCGGCAGCGAGGGTTAA
- a CDS encoding efflux RND transporter permease subunit, producing the protein MNLATWSIRNPIPAVLLFIMLSFAGLRGFQQLSIQSLPDLDLPGIIIQLSQPGAAPAQLETEVARKVENSIATLSGLKHIRTSITDGLVQISAEFVLEKKLSDALTETKDAVDRVRSDLPTSVQQPSVSAVVVGGVPTLTYAIASSKLDEEALSWYVDDTVGKTLSGVAGLGRFERLGGVQREVQVEVDPVRMASLGVTATDVSRALKQVQQESSGGRGNLGLAEQSLRTLATVRQASELAAMPIALGNGRDVRLEQVATVRDTVAERTQVALLDGKPVIGFNVYRAKGHDETRVAEGVQQALQRLQEADPSISVTLISGSVDYALEQYEGSMTMLYEGALLAVLVVWWFLRDWRATLVSASALPLSILPTFAVMHWLGFSLNMLTLLALAIVVGILVDDAIVEIENIARHVQQGKTVRQAAADAVDEIALAVIATTLTLVAVFMPTALMNGITGMFFKQFGWTAVVAVLASLLVARLLTPVLAVFLLTDRHHPATPDGRLMQAYLQMVRWTLTQRKTTLGLATLFFVVACGMVPMIPAGFVPASDRGYTLVHFELPPGSSITDASRVAEAVRVALKPVAGIDHLFTAVGSGHIADGALIRAGEVREGSLTLTLQERDQRPSQTEIEQAVRQALRDVAGARFSLGVGGPGEKMSLILSSENAPALKASAQALERDLRSIGTLSNITSTASLERPEIVIRPDWQRAAELGITAELIGETVRIATSGDFDTQLAKLNLDNRQLGIRVRMADAARRDLQVLSNLRIKSSNGLVPLSSVAELSLAGGSAQLNRYDRRRFVTVNAELGGMSLGAALAAAKALPAVKNMPSGVKLIETGDAEMMEEMAGGFGFAMLTGLLCVFCVLVLLFKDFFQPLTILSAIPLSLGGAFIALLITGGELNIPSMIGLIMLMGIVTKNSILLVEYALAARRERGLSRHDALVDACHKRARPIIMTTVAMIAGMLPIALGFGSDASFRQPMAIAVIGGLLSSTLLSLLVVPVVFTYVDGLKQGLGRLSRQGKVSVAGAN; encoded by the coding sequence ATGAATCTGGCGACCTGGTCCATCCGCAATCCGATACCGGCGGTGTTGTTGTTCATCATGCTGTCGTTTGCCGGCTTGCGCGGCTTTCAGCAGTTGTCCATCCAAAGCCTGCCGGACCTCGATCTGCCCGGAATCATCATCCAGCTCAGCCAGCCCGGCGCCGCGCCGGCGCAGCTGGAAACCGAAGTGGCGCGCAAGGTCGAGAATTCCATCGCCACCTTGTCCGGCCTCAAGCATATCCGCACCTCGATCACCGACGGCCTGGTGCAAATCAGTGCCGAATTCGTGCTGGAGAAGAAACTGTCCGACGCCTTGACCGAAACCAAGGATGCCGTCGACCGGGTGCGCTCGGATTTACCCACCAGCGTGCAGCAACCCAGCGTCAGCGCCGTCGTTGTCGGCGGCGTACCGACGCTGACCTATGCGATTGCCTCCTCAAAGCTGGATGAAGAAGCCTTATCCTGGTATGTCGATGACACCGTCGGCAAGACCCTGTCCGGCGTGGCGGGGCTCGGCCGCTTCGAACGTCTGGGCGGCGTGCAGCGCGAAGTCCAGGTGGAAGTCGACCCGGTGCGGATGGCGTCGCTGGGCGTGACGGCCACCGATGTATCCAGGGCGCTAAAACAGGTGCAGCAGGAATCCTCCGGCGGACGCGGCAATCTCGGGCTAGCGGAACAATCGCTGCGCACCTTGGCGACGGTACGTCAGGCATCGGAACTGGCGGCTATGCCGATAGCGCTGGGCAACGGCCGCGACGTGCGTCTGGAGCAAGTCGCCACGGTCAGGGATACCGTGGCCGAACGTACCCAGGTGGCCTTGCTGGATGGCAAGCCGGTAATAGGCTTCAATGTTTACCGCGCCAAAGGCCATGACGAAACCCGAGTCGCCGAAGGTGTGCAACAGGCGTTGCAACGTTTGCAGGAAGCCGATCCAAGCATCAGCGTAACCTTGATTTCCGGTTCGGTCGATTATGCGCTGGAACAGTATGAGGGTTCGATGACGATGCTGTACGAAGGCGCGCTGCTGGCGGTGCTGGTGGTATGGTGGTTCCTGCGCGACTGGCGGGCGACGCTGGTGTCGGCATCGGCCTTGCCCTTGTCGATCCTGCCGACCTTTGCGGTGATGCATTGGTTGGGTTTTTCGCTGAACATGCTGACCTTGCTGGCTTTGGCGATCGTGGTCGGCATCCTGGTCGACGATGCCATCGTCGAAATCGAAAACATCGCTCGTCATGTGCAGCAAGGTAAAACGGTACGCCAGGCCGCCGCCGACGCGGTCGACGAAATCGCGCTGGCGGTGATCGCCACCACGCTGACGCTGGTGGCGGTCTTCATGCCGACCGCATTGATGAACGGCATTACCGGGATGTTTTTCAAGCAATTCGGCTGGACGGCGGTGGTAGCGGTGCTGGCATCCCTGCTGGTCGCGCGCTTGCTGACGCCGGTGCTGGCGGTGTTTCTGCTTACCGACCGCCATCATCCGGCGACGCCGGACGGCAGGCTGATGCAGGCTTATCTGCAAATGGTGCGCTGGACGCTGACGCAGCGCAAGACCACGCTGGGGTTGGCGACGCTGTTCTTCGTTGTCGCCTGCGGCATGGTGCCGATGATTCCGGCCGGCTTCGTACCGGCCTCCGATCGCGGTTATACCTTGGTGCATTTCGAATTGCCGCCCGGCAGTTCGATAACCGATGCCAGTCGGGTGGCGGAAGCCGTGCGGGTGGCGCTGAAACCGGTAGCCGGCATCGACCACCTGTTCACGGCGGTCGGCAGCGGCCATATAGCCGACGGGGCCCTGATCCGGGCCGGCGAGGTGCGCGAGGGTTCATTGACGCTGACGTTGCAGGAACGCGACCAAAGGCCGTCGCAAACCGAAATCGAACAGGCGGTGCGTCAGGCCTTGCGTGATGTCGCCGGCGCGCGTTTCTCCCTTGGCGTCGGCGGTCCGGGCGAAAAGATGTCGCTGATTCTGTCCAGCGAGAATGCCCCGGCGCTGAAAGCCAGCGCCCAGGCATTGGAACGGGACCTGCGCAGCATCGGCACGCTAAGCAACATTACCAGCACCGCGAGTCTGGAACGCCCGGAAATCGTGATTCGGCCCGACTGGCAGCGCGCCGCCGAACTGGGTATCACCGCCGAACTGATAGGCGAAACCGTGCGCATCGCCACCAGCGGCGATTTCGACACGCAACTGGCCAAGCTCAACCTGGACAACCGGCAACTTGGGATTCGGGTGCGGATGGCCGATGCCGCCCGCCGGGATTTGCAGGTGCTGAGCAATCTTAGGATCAAGTCCAGCAACGGCCTGGTGCCGCTGTCCAGCGTCGCCGAGTTATCGCTGGCTGGCGGCTCGGCGCAGTTGAACCGTTACGACCGCCGCCGCTTCGTCACCGTCAATGCCGAACTGGGCGGGATGTCGTTGGGCGCCGCCTTGGCGGCCGCCAAGGCGCTGCCGGCGGTGAAGAACATGCCGTCCGGCGTCAAGCTGATCGAGACCGGCGATGCGGAAATGATGGAAGAGATGGCCGGCGGTTTCGGTTTTGCGATGTTGACGGGCCTGCTTTGCGTGTTCTGCGTGCTGGTGCTGCTGTTCAAGGATTTCTTCCAGCCGCTGACCATCTTGTCGGCGATTCCGCTGTCGCTGGGCGGAGCGTTTATCGCGCTGTTGATCACCGGCGGCGAGTTGAATATTCCCTCGATGATCGGTTTGATCATGCTGATGGGCATCGTCACCAAAAACTCGATTTTACTGGTGGAATATGCGCTGGCGGCAAGGAGGGAGCGCGGCTTGTCGCGGCATGACGCACTGGTGGATGCCTGCCATAAGCGGGCCCGCCCGATCATAATGACCACGGTCGCGATGATTGCCGGCATGCTGCCGATTGCCCTGGGTTTCGGTTCCGACGCCAGCTTCCGGCAACCGATGGCGATTGCGGTGATCGGCGGCTTGCTCAGCTCCACGCTGCTGAGTTTGCTGGTGGTGCCGGTGGTGTTTACTTATGTTGATGGGTTGAAGCAAGGGTTGGGACGCCTTAGTCGGCAGGGGAAGGTGTCGGTGGCGGGGGCAAATTGA
- a CDS encoding LeoA/HP0731 family dynamin-like GTPase yields the protein MNKTLDAFKTQQSQALKILERLQAFLQRGESVGVQIDPNLKNKLQTAIQSIAGDKLKIALVGGFSEGKTSIAAAWMEQLDKSSMKISNQESSNEVKLYDVDSDFVLIDTPGLFGFKEQYNEETHSIEKYKDISKKYVSEAHLVLYVMNSTNPIKESHKEDLVWLFRTLNLLPRTVFVLSRFDDVADVEDDWDYRENLKIKRNNVIGRLQDLIDLDKKEADELAIIAVAANPFDMGTEYWLSNLDKFKELSHIALLQEATSEKVRANGGAAAIVDETKKSIIRDVLHTQLPIAIDTNEKIGLEVDRLEDMCVRLKKQLNSTDSQISDLRISLRQFVSDYFSDLILQANGLSIETFTEFFEREVGAEGVVLATRLQNEFERQLRSVTLEVSKMKVGFEAEINHYNTAVNVLGKQGLNYVVKSNLINNTTVLGVRDGIVTVAKTVGMDLGKFLKFKPWGAVKLAKGINGALAFAGIALEAWDSWEQAKREEAFHKSLEDMVENFNKQRSELLDLISGPQFIEQFFADYLELQSKVQDVQKILTQRREQRQKLHEWCETVEVIDAEFSVLQD from the coding sequence ATGAACAAAACATTAGATGCATTCAAGACACAACAATCCCAAGCCTTGAAAATTCTGGAAAGACTCCAGGCTTTTTTGCAGCGGGGCGAAAGTGTCGGGGTACAGATAGACCCCAACCTAAAAAACAAATTACAGACGGCTATCCAAAGTATCGCCGGCGACAAACTCAAGATAGCCTTGGTCGGTGGCTTCTCGGAGGGTAAGACTTCTATCGCCGCCGCCTGGATGGAACAACTGGACAAATCCAGTATGAAGATTAGTAACCAGGAATCTTCCAATGAAGTGAAATTGTACGATGTAGATTCAGATTTTGTCTTGATCGACACGCCGGGGTTGTTTGGCTTCAAGGAGCAGTACAACGAAGAAACCCATTCAATTGAAAAATACAAGGATATCTCTAAGAAGTATGTGAGCGAAGCGCATCTAGTTCTTTACGTGATGAACTCAACCAACCCCATCAAGGAAAGTCACAAGGAAGACCTAGTTTGGTTGTTCAGAACATTGAACCTACTGCCTCGTACGGTTTTTGTACTGAGTCGCTTCGATGACGTAGCAGATGTAGAAGACGACTGGGATTACAGGGAAAACCTGAAGATTAAACGAAACAATGTGATCGGTCGTTTACAGGACCTGATCGACCTTGATAAGAAAGAAGCCGATGAACTGGCCATTATCGCGGTAGCAGCGAACCCGTTCGATATGGGTACTGAGTACTGGCTATCGAACCTGGACAAGTTCAAAGAGCTCTCCCATATTGCTTTGCTGCAGGAGGCGACATCTGAGAAAGTCAGGGCTAATGGCGGCGCGGCAGCCATCGTTGACGAAACTAAAAAGAGTATCATTCGCGATGTGTTGCACACGCAATTGCCTATTGCGATCGACACCAATGAAAAAATAGGCCTGGAAGTCGACAGGCTCGAAGATATGTGCGTCAGGTTGAAAAAACAGCTCAATTCAACCGACAGTCAGATCTCGGACCTGCGAATCAGCTTGCGCCAGTTTGTTTCGGATTACTTTTCAGACCTGATTCTACAGGCCAATGGCTTGAGCATTGAAACCTTTACTGAGTTCTTCGAGCGTGAAGTGGGGGCGGAAGGCGTAGTCCTTGCGACTCGTTTGCAGAATGAATTTGAACGTCAGTTACGATCCGTCACTCTTGAAGTTAGCAAGATGAAGGTGGGTTTTGAGGCGGAAATCAATCACTACAATACCGCTGTCAACGTGCTAGGTAAGCAGGGGCTGAATTATGTAGTCAAAAGCAACCTGATCAACAACACCACGGTACTAGGTGTGCGTGATGGTATCGTTACCGTTGCAAAAACGGTTGGGATGGATCTGGGTAAATTTCTGAAATTCAAGCCCTGGGGCGCCGTAAAACTTGCCAAGGGAATCAATGGAGCTCTCGCCTTCGCAGGGATTGCGCTGGAAGCATGGGACAGTTGGGAGCAAGCGAAGCGTGAAGAAGCCTTCCACAAGTCGTTAGAAGATATGGTAGAAAATTTCAACAAACAACGGAGCGAGCTGCTCGATTTGATCAGCGGACCACAATTCATCGAGCAGTTCTTTGCCGATTATCTCGAACTGCAAAGCAAAGTGCAGGATGTTCAGAAAATCCTGACGCAAAGGCGTGAACAACGGCAAAAGCTCCATGAATGGTGCGAAACAGTTGAAGTCATCGACGCTGAATTCAGCGTATTGCAGGATTGA